Proteins co-encoded in one Bacillus paramycoides genomic window:
- a CDS encoding autorepressor SdpR family transcription factor encodes MNQAFKALADPTRRKILDLLKEGDLTAGEIAEHFNMTKPSISHHLNALKNAELIQDEKRGQFVMYSLNTTVFQDLLTWVFTFTNKGEEGK; translated from the coding sequence TTGAATCAAGCATTCAAAGCATTAGCAGATCCAACAAGGCGAAAAATTTTAGACTTATTAAAAGAAGGTGATCTAACTGCTGGTGAGATTGCTGAACATTTCAATATGACAAAGCCAAGTATTTCACACCACTTAAACGCACTTAAAAATGCTGAACTTATTCAAGATGAAAAAAGAGGGCAATTCGTTATGTACTCTTTAAATACAACTGTATTTCAAGATTTGTTGACTTGGGTGTTTACGTTTACGAATAAGGGGGAAGAGGGGAAATGA
- a CDS encoding response regulator transcription factor, which translates to MYKILIVEDDPNISSLLQSHIQKYGYEAVVAENFDDIMESFNAVKPHLVLLDVNLPKFDGFYWCRQIRHESTCPIIFISARAGEMEQIMAIESGADDYITKPFHYDVVMAKIKGQLRRIYGDYAPNISERIVEVEGLKLFPERPEIHFGAEQVLLTKKEAILAEMLLSKFPRTASREDLLAALWDDESFVEENTLNVNITRLRKKFNELGIENAIETVRGLGYRFNATWSE; encoded by the coding sequence ATGTATAAAATTTTAATCGTTGAAGACGATCCAAATATTTCATCATTACTACAATCTCACATTCAAAAATACGGCTATGAAGCTGTTGTTGCGGAGAACTTCGATGATATTATGGAATCGTTTAACGCAGTGAAACCACACCTTGTTTTACTTGATGTAAACCTACCGAAATTCGATGGATTCTACTGGTGCCGTCAAATTCGTCATGAATCTACTTGTCCTATTATCTTTATTTCAGCTCGTGCTGGTGAAATGGAACAAATTATGGCGATTGAAAGCGGTGCTGATGATTATATTACAAAACCGTTCCACTACGACGTTGTAATGGCGAAAATTAAAGGTCAATTACGCCGTATTTACGGTGATTATGCACCAAACATTTCTGAACGTATCGTTGAAGTAGAAGGACTAAAACTATTCCCAGAACGTCCAGAAATTCATTTCGGTGCTGAGCAAGTTCTTTTGACGAAGAAAGAGGCAATTTTAGCAGAAATGTTATTATCTAAATTCCCTCGTACAGCGAGCCGTGAAGATTTACTAGCCGCTCTTTGGGACGACGAAAGCTTCGTTGAAGAAAATACATTAAACGTAAACATTACGCGTCTTCGTAAGAAGTTCAATGAGCTTGGTATTGAAAATGCTATTGAAACCGTACGTGGACTTGGGTATCGTTTTAACGCAACTTGGAGTGAATAA
- a CDS encoding sensor histidine kinase: MKLFLRDHFAFFLLYVLNFGIIFVLYDAVDGFQNNKFYFVVLSLYLFICFLAYRYVRNRRMYHRLSEQPEKMEDAFIERATAPMPHGVNELVRTQYRLFQKELQSYEVKQQEHQLFINHWVHQMKTPVSVMQLMVLEMEDEHLIPKFKKELERLNQGLDMALYMARLNNFHEDFHVETISLKDTVTKNINGLKELFIRNGVFPVLEVHSDLKVASDAKWLNFIIYQLMTNAVRYSGERGKKVFLSAYRNGKDIILEVRDEGVGIPQEDIRRVFEPFYTGKNGRAFGESTGMGLYIVSKICDYLGHSVKLDSEVGKGTTIKIIFHNAANNQAEHTEKVTEA; encoded by the coding sequence ATGAAGCTATTTTTACGTGATCATTTTGCATTTTTTCTACTATACGTATTAAACTTCGGTATCATCTTCGTTCTGTATGATGCAGTAGATGGATTTCAAAATAATAAATTTTACTTCGTCGTTTTAAGTTTATATTTATTCATTTGTTTCCTCGCTTATCGTTACGTCCGCAATCGTAGAATGTACCATAGATTAAGTGAGCAACCAGAGAAAATGGAAGATGCGTTTATTGAAAGAGCAACTGCTCCGATGCCTCACGGTGTAAATGAACTCGTGCGAACGCAATATCGTCTATTCCAAAAAGAACTTCAATCGTATGAAGTAAAACAACAAGAACATCAATTATTCATTAATCACTGGGTGCATCAAATGAAGACGCCTGTATCTGTTATGCAGCTTATGGTGCTCGAAATGGAAGATGAACATTTAATTCCGAAATTCAAAAAAGAATTAGAACGATTAAATCAAGGACTCGATATGGCTTTATATATGGCAAGGCTAAATAACTTCCATGAAGACTTCCATGTTGAGACGATTTCATTAAAAGATACGGTAACTAAAAATATTAATGGATTAAAAGAACTATTCATTCGAAACGGGGTCTTCCCTGTTTTAGAAGTTCATTCCGATTTAAAAGTTGCTTCTGATGCGAAATGGCTAAATTTCATTATTTATCAGTTAATGACAAATGCGGTTCGTTACTCTGGTGAGCGCGGGAAGAAAGTTTTCTTATCTGCTTATCGAAACGGAAAAGATATTATTTTAGAAGTTCGCGATGAAGGTGTCGGTATTCCGCAAGAAGATATTCGAAGAGTATTTGAACCGTTTTACACTGGAAAAAACGGTCGCGCATTCGGAGAGTCTACTGGTATGGGACTTTATATTGTAAGTAAAATTTGTGATTATTTAGGTCACTCTGTCAAACTAGATTCTGAAGTTGGTAAAGGAACGACGATTAAAATCATCTTCCACAATGCTGCAAATAATCAAGCAGAGCATACAGAGAAGGTGACTGAAGCATGA
- a CDS encoding ABC transporter permease, with translation MTFWQFAFKNVTRNSRAYFAYFVSSSFSIAVFFSFAVYLFHPKLQNFSMTSEVSGLMIFSEVVIVFFSFFFLLYSIGTFLKVRKKQFGVLTVLGISRKQLHRLVFMENMLIGILSIFFGMQFGLVFSQFFLLVTAKITHVPGIYLYLPINAFILTTIVFLSLFITVSTFTPILIRTKKAVRLLKTNAGKQKEKKPSILISLFGAICLLGGYALAGNPKYFVSVSPQIGVIYMVSSIFIIPTLVTIGTYFFFSQISFLIIYILKKRRKFYMKQINMLWISDLASRIRTNINMLFIVAMLSTIAFTMITFLYGFGKFIKLDVNRTAPFPISYFSYDANPFVTDHLNWLEQQLQKEHFPYEKIKADIYETPLEEDKGVAIYNDVYAMKQSDYNKLAASLRMKQLFMNDNEAYVLTGTSYVTIFNEFEQSYKRDYITLSSTNTKLKVKGYEHVNAIPSDFSYQTIVLPDIHVNNLPNTIKHISAYNYKIQNWEQTYKIADDFIEKVQKDRNKLQYEGPLIRSFESAGSLYRITSGSAAYFLIGTFLGVIFFIGAGSVLYFRMYTDLTNEQEKYITISKIGVTYTEIKQSATIQLSILFFVPYIMASIHTMFATKMLQDVIGLSLFKEVAAVLIIFGFVEIVFFLFIRSLYMQKLSQYTNG, from the coding sequence ATGACATTTTGGCAGTTTGCCTTTAAAAATGTAACACGTAATTCCAGAGCTTATTTTGCTTATTTCGTAAGCAGTTCCTTTTCAATTGCTGTTTTCTTTTCGTTTGCTGTTTACTTATTTCATCCGAAATTACAAAACTTTAGCATGACCTCTGAAGTTTCAGGATTAATGATATTTTCAGAAGTAGTAATTGTATTTTTCTCTTTCTTCTTTTTACTATATTCCATCGGTACTTTTTTAAAAGTGCGAAAAAAACAGTTCGGCGTTTTGACCGTTTTAGGAATATCGAGAAAGCAATTACATCGTCTCGTTTTTATGGAGAATATGTTAATCGGTATTTTATCTATCTTTTTCGGTATGCAGTTTGGACTTGTCTTTTCACAATTTTTCTTATTAGTCACAGCGAAAATTACGCACGTACCAGGGATATATTTATACTTGCCTATTAACGCGTTTATTTTAACAACCATCGTTTTCCTTAGTCTTTTTATCACTGTCTCTACATTCACACCAATACTTATCCGTACAAAAAAAGCGGTACGCCTTTTAAAAACAAATGCCGGAAAACAAAAGGAAAAAAAACCATCCATACTTATTTCTTTATTTGGTGCAATTTGTTTATTAGGTGGTTATGCTTTAGCTGGAAATCCTAAATATTTCGTATCAGTAAGCCCGCAAATAGGTGTTATATATATGGTTTCGAGTATTTTTATTATTCCAACGCTTGTTACAATCGGTACATATTTTTTCTTTTCACAAATTAGTTTTTTAATTATTTATATTTTGAAGAAAAGAAGAAAGTTTTATATGAAACAGATTAATATGCTTTGGATTTCTGATTTAGCAAGCCGGATTCGAACGAATATTAATATGCTTTTTATTGTAGCAATGCTCTCTACAATTGCTTTCACAATGATTACGTTCTTATATGGATTCGGAAAATTTATTAAGCTAGATGTTAATAGAACTGCTCCTTTCCCTATTTCTTATTTTTCTTATGATGCGAACCCTTTTGTTACAGATCATTTAAATTGGCTTGAACAACAATTACAAAAAGAGCATTTCCCTTATGAGAAAATAAAAGCTGATATATATGAGACACCGCTAGAAGAAGATAAAGGTGTAGCTATTTATAATGACGTATACGCAATGAAGCAAAGTGACTATAACAAACTTGCTGCTTCTTTACGAATGAAACAACTATTTATGAATGATAACGAAGCATACGTGTTAACAGGGACATCTTATGTCACTATATTCAACGAATTTGAGCAGAGCTACAAAAGAGATTACATTACACTCTCTAGTACAAATACGAAATTAAAAGTAAAAGGCTATGAACATGTTAATGCAATCCCTTCTGACTTTTCATATCAAACGATAGTTTTGCCTGATATTCACGTAAATAACTTACCCAACACGATAAAGCATATATCGGCATACAATTACAAAATTCAAAACTGGGAACAGACATATAAAATTGCTGATGATTTTATAGAAAAAGTGCAAAAAGATCGCAATAAACTCCAGTATGAAGGACCTCTTATTCGCTCCTTTGAATCAGCAGGTTCATTATACAGAATCACATCTGGTAGCGCCGCGTACTTCCTAATCGGAACATTTTTAGGAGTCATTTTCTTCATCGGAGCTGGTAGCGTTCTTTACTTTAGAATGTATACTGATTTGACGAACGAACAAGAGAAATATATAACAATTTCTAAAATCGGTGTAACATATACAGAAATAAAACAATCTGCAACCATCCAGCTTAGTATTTTATTTTTCGTTCCGTACATTATGGCATCCATTCATACAATGTTTGCAACGAAAATGCTACAAGATGTAATTGGTTTATCTTTGTTCAAAGAAGTTGCAGCCGTTCTTATTATTTTTGGATTCGTTGAAATCGTATTTTTCTTATTCATTCGTTCACTTTATATGCAAAAGTTATCACAATATACGAATGGTTAA
- a CDS encoding ABC transporter permease — protein MTFWQFAFKNVTRNARAYFAYFVSSAFSIAIFFSFAVYLFHPKLHMTDVNVALNILMTISEVVIVFFSFFFLLYSIGTFLKVRKKQFGILTVLGISPKQFKRLVFLENMLIGVLSIFFGIQLGLVFSQFFLLVTAKITHVPGLYLYWPTGAIILTMIIFLGLFILVSSFTPMLIRTRKAVRLLKEGTKQKERKASVLISLFGATCLITGYVLAANPLYFMSLGDMIGILYAVSSIFVIPSLVAAGTYFFFSQISFLLIRILKTRRTFYMKRINMLWISDLAARIRTNINMLFIVAMLSTLAFTMITFLYGFGKFTKFDAVRKNPFPFTYLSHTENTLADEHLNWLKQKFNEEQFSYKQFKTDIYEVSSAEETPHLYYAIKQSEYNILSKALNWENLHVKNNESYVLMKDIDDQFIGTIYDTERKDILTLTQNSLQLQVKEYKNYNPFPNSLISQLLVLSDENVEALSSVSKQMSVYNFKVNNWEKAHNIGSEFITKIINDNETIKAEHPPFHASEASDSLYKTKLNVASFFLIGTFLGVIFFIGAGSVLYFRMYTDLTNEQEKYVTITKIGLTEAEMKRSATIQLAILFFVPYIMASIHTMFATKMLQEVLHLSFFAEITVVLMIFGTVEILFFLLIRSFYMQKLSHHIKF, from the coding sequence ATGACATTTTGGCAGTTTGCATTTAAAAACGTGACCCGGAACGCCAGAGCTTATTTCGCCTATTTTGTAAGCAGTGCGTTTTCCATCGCAATTTTTTTCTCGTTTGCAGTTTATTTATTTCATCCTAAATTGCATATGACAGACGTGAATGTTGCTCTGAACATATTAATGACAATTTCAGAAGTTGTCATTGTATTCTTTTCGTTTTTCTTTTTACTATATTCAATCGGTACTTTCTTAAAAGTACGAAAAAAACAATTCGGGATTTTAACAGTACTTGGTATATCGCCCAAGCAATTTAAGAGACTCGTATTTCTAGAAAACATGCTAATTGGTGTCCTATCTATATTTTTCGGCATTCAACTTGGACTTGTCTTCTCGCAGTTCTTTTTATTAGTTACCGCAAAAATTACACATGTGCCTGGTTTATATTTATATTGGCCAACGGGTGCCATTATTTTAACTATGATTATCTTTCTTGGACTTTTCATTCTCGTCTCATCTTTTACACCAATGCTCATTCGGACGAGAAAGGCTGTACGCCTTTTAAAAGAAGGAACAAAACAAAAAGAAAGAAAAGCATCCGTGCTCATCTCTCTATTTGGTGCGACATGTTTAATAACTGGATATGTATTAGCGGCAAATCCGTTATATTTTATGTCCCTAGGTGATATGATTGGAATCCTATATGCCGTCTCTAGTATATTTGTCATTCCTTCACTTGTTGCAGCTGGAACATATTTTTTCTTTTCACAAATTAGTTTTTTACTCATTCGTATATTAAAAACGAGAAGAACATTTTATATGAAGCGAATTAATATGCTTTGGATTTCTGATTTAGCAGCGCGCATTCGGACAAACATTAACATGCTCTTTATTGTAGCGATGCTATCAACACTCGCTTTTACTATGATTACATTCTTATACGGTTTTGGGAAATTCACAAAATTTGATGCAGTAAGGAAAAATCCTTTTCCTTTTACATATTTATCACATACTGAAAATACGTTAGCGGATGAACATTTGAATTGGTTAAAACAAAAGTTTAACGAAGAGCAATTTTCTTATAAACAATTTAAAACGGATATATATGAAGTATCTTCAGCGGAAGAAACCCCGCATCTCTATTATGCAATTAAACAAAGTGAGTATAATATACTTTCTAAAGCATTAAACTGGGAAAATCTCCACGTGAAGAATAACGAATCGTATGTCCTTATGAAAGACATAGATGATCAATTCATTGGCACAATTTATGATACCGAAAGGAAAGATATTCTTACACTTACTCAAAATAGCCTACAGCTACAAGTAAAAGAATATAAAAATTATAATCCTTTCCCAAACAGCTTAATCTCACAATTACTCGTATTATCTGATGAAAATGTAGAGGCATTATCATCAGTTTCAAAACAGATGAGTGTATATAACTTTAAAGTTAACAATTGGGAAAAAGCACATAACATCGGTTCGGAATTTATAACAAAAATTATTAATGATAATGAAACGATCAAAGCTGAGCATCCACCATTCCATGCGAGTGAAGCAAGTGATTCTCTATACAAAACAAAACTAAATGTCGCTTCATTCTTCTTAATTGGTACTTTCTTAGGTGTTATTTTCTTTATCGGTGCTGGCAGTGTTCTTTACTTCCGAATGTATACAGATTTAACAAATGAGCAAGAAAAGTATGTAACGATTACAAAAATCGGTTTAACAGAAGCTGAGATGAAACGATCTGCTACAATTCAACTTGCGATTCTTTTCTTTGTTCCATACATTATGGCATCGATTCATACGATGTTTGCGACAAAGATGCTACAAGAAGTATTACATCTCTCGTTCTTCGCTGAGATTACAGTCGTACTTATGATTTTTGGAACGGTTGAAATTTTATTTTTCCTTTTAATTCGTTCCTTCTATATGCAAAAATTATCACATCACATTAAGTTTTAA
- a CDS encoding ABC transporter ATP-binding protein, with product MEEVLHIKNVSKVYEGKVPHTALKNINLHVDKGEFVAIMGPSGSGKSTFLNVISTIDSPTSGDVVINGKKPHTFRREKLAIFRRQELGFVFQNFNLLDTLTIGENIVLPLTLDNVPLKEMDEKLNNISKKLGIDHILDKRIFEVSGGQAQRTAVARAVIHHPSLLLADEPTGNLDSKAAIDVMELFTKLNKEEDATILMVTHDPFAASYCNRVIFIKDGELYNELHRGLYREKFYQEILDVLALLGGRRG from the coding sequence ATGGAAGAAGTTTTACACATAAAAAATGTCTCAAAAGTGTATGAAGGAAAAGTCCCTCATACTGCTTTAAAAAATATAAATTTACATGTAGATAAAGGTGAATTTGTCGCTATCATGGGACCATCTGGTAGTGGTAAATCTACATTTTTAAACGTTATCTCTACAATTGATTCCCCTACTTCTGGTGATGTCGTGATTAACGGAAAAAAACCGCACACATTTCGTAGAGAGAAGTTAGCTATTTTCCGCCGCCAAGAGTTAGGATTTGTTTTCCAAAACTTTAACCTACTAGATACACTAACAATCGGTGAAAATATCGTACTACCTTTAACATTAGATAATGTTCCATTAAAAGAAATGGACGAAAAGCTTAATAACATTTCCAAAAAGCTTGGCATTGATCATATTTTAGACAAACGTATTTTTGAAGTTTCTGGGGGACAAGCACAACGTACCGCAGTAGCACGTGCTGTTATTCATCATCCGTCACTTCTACTTGCCGATGAACCAACGGGAAATTTAGATTCAAAAGCGGCAATTGACGTGATGGAACTATTTACGAAATTGAATAAAGAAGAAGATGCAACAATTTTAATGGTTACGCACGATCCATTCGCAGCAAGTTATTGTAACCGCGTCATTTTCATTAAAGATGGCGAGCTTTACAACGAATTACACCGCGGATTATATCGCGAGAAGTTTTATCAAGAAATATTAGATGTTTTAGCATTATTAGGAGGAAGACGTGGATGA
- a CDS encoding ABC transporter permease: MTFWQFAFKNVSRNSKAYFAYFVSSAFSIMVFFSFTVYAYHPRLQIMNKLQEQDPLMNLAGMAQFVIVLFSFFFLLYSIGTFLNVRKQQFGVLTVLGISQKQLKRLLFTENMIIGMLAIFAGIQGGLVFSNFFLLVTSKLTSAKGLYLYWPTEAIIVTTVTFIILFFIVSTFTPMFIRTRKTTQLIKGTKKGDIEKKPSILISIFAVICLGLCYYIAGYPQGYVTEKNAQNGSVFLIMLSILPLVVIGTYLFFSQTFLLFIYILKKRRKFYLKQINMLWISDLVSRTRSNINVLFIVSMLSALAFTIIIGLFAANNHTKASILERYPIPFTYTSEGVNSFEQKHITTIETELTTANFQYNKYKFTVLKDTASKESIAIMKMSDYNAIAKQLNRPEITLDSTQVYSISRYSPALLNLVSNPFAKQDTIALGSNKKEFQIKGFINKGIAPPFTLPHLIVMQDEVIENMIPHIETITVYNYFVENWENAIIPTKNILKSLDHDSETLYEAHKDEKNFSQPFHIDTATDELIHSQENAVARFFIWAFLGFIFFIGAASVLYFRMYNDLTTEKQKYITITKLGLTESEMFRSATIQLGILFFVPYIVAGVHTLFAVKFLQSMFAFSLLKELLIVLTFFGIIEIIFFFLIRSLYINKLSQHIKI, encoded by the coding sequence ATGACATTTTGGCAATTTGCATTTAAAAATGTCTCGCGTAATTCGAAAGCATATTTCGCTTATTTTGTAAGTAGTGCTTTTTCTATCATGGTTTTCTTTTCATTTACTGTATACGCGTATCATCCACGCTTACAAATTATGAATAAATTACAGGAACAAGATCCACTGATGAACTTAGCCGGCATGGCACAGTTTGTTATCGTTTTGTTCTCGTTCTTCTTTCTCTTATATTCTATTGGGACATTTTTAAATGTACGGAAACAACAATTTGGCGTTTTAACTGTTCTCGGTATATCTCAAAAACAATTAAAACGTCTTTTGTTTACTGAAAATATGATCATTGGAATGCTTGCTATCTTTGCAGGTATTCAAGGCGGTCTTGTGTTCTCTAACTTTTTCTTACTCGTTACTTCTAAATTAACAAGTGCAAAAGGCCTCTATTTATATTGGCCAACCGAAGCTATTATCGTAACAACAGTAACTTTTATTATTTTATTTTTCATCGTTTCTACATTTACACCGATGTTCATTCGTACTCGGAAAACAACACAGCTCATTAAGGGGACAAAAAAAGGAGACATAGAAAAAAAACCATCTATTCTCATTTCGATATTTGCTGTAATTTGTTTAGGGCTTTGCTATTATATCGCCGGTTACCCGCAAGGCTACGTAACTGAAAAAAATGCACAAAATGGATCTGTATTCTTAATTATGCTATCCATTTTACCGCTCGTAGTAATCGGGACATATTTATTCTTTTCACAAACATTTCTTCTTTTCATCTATATTTTAAAGAAACGAAGAAAGTTTTATTTAAAACAAATAAATATGTTATGGATTTCGGATTTAGTTTCTCGTACCCGCAGTAATATTAATGTACTCTTTATCGTTTCTATGCTATCTGCACTTGCATTTACAATTATTATCGGGTTATTTGCTGCAAACAATCATACGAAAGCATCCATACTAGAACGATATCCAATACCGTTTACCTATACATCAGAAGGTGTTAATTCATTTGAACAAAAGCATATTACTACGATTGAAACTGAACTTACAACTGCTAATTTTCAATATAACAAATATAAGTTTACCGTTTTAAAAGATACAGCTTCAAAAGAGTCAATTGCCATTATGAAAATGAGTGATTATAACGCAATTGCAAAGCAATTAAACCGGCCAGAAATCACTCTTGATTCTACACAAGTTTATAGTATTTCTCGCTATTCACCAGCGCTATTAAATCTCGTGTCTAACCCATTTGCGAAGCAGGACACGATTGCACTTGGCTCTAATAAAAAAGAATTTCAAATTAAAGGTTTTATTAATAAAGGAATCGCACCACCCTTTACATTACCTCACTTAATTGTGATGCAAGATGAAGTAATTGAAAATATGATTCCTCATATTGAAACAATTACAGTTTATAATTACTTCGTAGAAAATTGGGAAAATGCAATTATCCCAACAAAAAACATATTAAAAAGCTTAGATCACGATTCAGAAACCTTGTATGAAGCACATAAGGATGAAAAAAATTTCAGCCAGCCATTTCATATTGATACAGCTACGGATGAACTCATTCACAGTCAAGAAAATGCAGTCGCTCGATTCTTTATTTGGGCATTTCTCGGCTTTATCTTCTTTATCGGTGCGGCTAGTGTTTTATATTTCCGTATGTATAACGACTTAACAACTGAAAAACAAAAATACATTACGATTACAAAACTTGGTTTAACAGAATCCGAAATGTTTCGCTCTGCAACGATTCAATTAGGAATTTTATTTTTCGTTCCTTACATCGTTGCTGGTGTTCACACGTTATTTGCAGTTAAGTTTTTACAAAGCATGTTCGCTTTTTCTTTATTAAAAGAGTTATTAATTGTACTCACTTTCTTTGGGATTATCGAGATTATTTTCTTCTTCTTAATCCGTTCTCTGTACATTAATAAATTATCACAACACATAAAAATATGA
- a CDS encoding YjcZ family sporulation protein: protein MSEKCEHRHDDCNRRHGCGGGFALLIVLFILLIIIGASCFGGGGSCGYGGYGGYAGGYGGYCC, encoded by the coding sequence ATGAGCGAAAAGTGTGAACACAGACATGATGATTGTAACCGCAGACATGGGTGCGGCGGCGGTTTTGCGCTTCTAATCGTATTGTTTATTTTATTAATCATCATCGGTGCTAGCTGCTTCGGCGGTGGCGGTTCTTGTGGTTATGGTGGTTACGGCGGTTATGCTGGCGGCTACGGCGGATATTGCTGCTAA
- a CDS encoding GntR family transcriptional regulator: protein MGVTVNVTRKKGPLYLQIKNIIRDRILHGVYAIHTNIPSEPQLEEEFKVSKITVRNAIKELAQEGYLEKKSGKGTKVIRNTSATKLSKGKKFTEVLVEEGYKVQKKLLKAEIVQNEEGTVPFRLFGKESFRIERLYTLNDAPYIHYTHYFSAKMASTDLSDFDLQSLYDLVEDRGIHLENFRDEFAVGLAPSFVAEALGEKEGTALLKRMRYSYDEVGEVIEYSEGYYNTEMQHYVVNYDV, encoded by the coding sequence GTGGGTGTAACGGTGAACGTAACGAGAAAAAAAGGACCATTATATTTACAAATAAAAAACATTATTCGTGATCGAATATTACATGGTGTATATGCAATTCATACAAATATTCCTTCCGAACCACAGTTAGAAGAAGAGTTCAAAGTGAGTAAAATTACAGTACGAAATGCGATTAAAGAACTCGCTCAAGAAGGATATTTGGAAAAGAAAAGCGGTAAAGGAACGAAAGTCATCCGTAACACTTCTGCGACAAAGTTGTCAAAGGGTAAGAAATTTACTGAAGTGTTAGTGGAAGAAGGCTATAAAGTACAGAAGAAATTGCTAAAAGCAGAAATTGTTCAGAATGAAGAAGGAACAGTGCCATTTCGATTATTTGGTAAAGAGAGTTTTCGTATTGAACGTTTATATACGTTAAATGATGCACCGTATATTCATTATACGCACTATTTCTCAGCGAAAATGGCAAGTACAGATTTATCGGATTTTGATTTACAATCGCTTTACGATTTAGTCGAGGACCGAGGTATACATTTAGAAAACTTCAGAGATGAATTTGCTGTTGGACTTGCGCCTAGTTTCGTTGCAGAAGCGTTAGGTGAAAAAGAGGGGACAGCGCTATTAAAACGTATGCGTTATTCTTACGATGAAGTTGGCGAAGTAATTGAATATAGCGAAGGCTACTACAATACAGAAATGCAGCATTATGTAGTGAATTATGACGTATAA
- a CDS encoding sugar kinase has translation MRKKIAAFGEVMMRLQVPGYELLSQANTLNYSFSGTGVNVAAALSHLGHEGFLISTLPENSVGDAAISYIQKLGIQSPFISRAGKYVGMYFLENGFGARASRVTYSNRLESSFNTACEEMYQFEEIAKEIDIVHFCGITLAMNDTVRHHMKSLAKAVKENGGTVVFDCNYRPSLWGEDGYEQAKPHYEEMLALADIVMMNEKDAMFVLGMKTEEMEREAQLVNLIPKVAETYSIATIAGTHRSINSDNTHSLRGFICKDGAFTFAKTLTFSVYDRIGAGDAYTSGIIHGEIEEFAPEKAVSFAAAAGMLAHTIVGDTPMSSEKDILRAMTASVGDVER, from the coding sequence ATGCGTAAGAAAATTGCAGCATTCGGTGAAGTAATGATGCGCCTGCAAGTACCAGGATATGAATTGTTATCTCAAGCAAATACGTTAAATTATTCGTTTTCTGGTACAGGTGTGAATGTTGCAGCGGCGCTTTCTCATCTAGGGCATGAAGGTTTTCTTATTTCAACTTTACCGGAAAACTCAGTTGGAGATGCTGCGATATCATATATTCAAAAATTAGGCATTCAGTCACCGTTTATTTCAAGAGCTGGCAAATATGTCGGCATGTACTTTTTAGAAAATGGATTTGGAGCACGTGCAAGCCGCGTTACATATTCGAATCGATTAGAAAGTAGCTTCAATACGGCATGTGAAGAAATGTATCAATTTGAAGAAATCGCAAAGGAAATTGATATCGTTCATTTTTGCGGGATTACACTTGCAATGAATGATACTGTGCGCCATCATATGAAATCTTTAGCGAAAGCTGTTAAAGAAAACGGAGGCACTGTCGTTTTTGATTGCAATTATCGTCCATCACTTTGGGGAGAAGACGGATATGAACAGGCGAAACCGCATTATGAAGAAATGCTGGCTCTTGCTGATATCGTTATGATGAACGAAAAAGATGCGATGTTTGTTTTAGGAATGAAAACAGAAGAAATGGAGCGAGAGGCACAACTTGTTAATCTTATTCCAAAGGTAGCTGAAACGTATAGTATCGCTACAATCGCTGGTACACATCGCTCTATTAATAGCGATAATACACACTCGCTTCGCGGATTTATATGTAAAGATGGTGCGTTCACTTTTGCAAAAACACTTACGTTTTCTGTATATGATAGAATAGGTGCTGGAGATGCTTATACGAGCGGGATTATTCATGGCGAGATAGAAGAGTTTGCACCAGAGAAAGCTGTTTCATTTGCGGCAGCAGCTGGAATGCTTGCACATACAATCGTCGGTGATACGCCAATGTCATCAGAGAAGGATATACTTCGGGCAATGACGGCATCAGTAGGTGATGTAGAAAGGTAG